The Caldalkalibacillus thermarum nucleotide sequence TATTGGTCATCCCCATTATGAGCGAGCGCTACAACCATGAATGAAAATAGTGAACTGATTGAAGGGGACATTTTAATCGAAAAGGATAAACCAGCCTCATCTTGAAATTGTCTTCCGGGCTAGGCCACCTGGCAGAAGGATCTGTAAAGCTAGATGTGTGTTCACTTAAAAAATGTAACTTCTTCCAAACCCCCTCCTATTCTTAGACTCTACGAATCTAGTATAGTGAAAGGTCTTTATACAGGCTTTAAAACAATGGGAATAGGAGGAATACAATGCTAAGAAAAGTTGCCTTATTGTTCAGCATGACGGTGCTTATCCTTGGTTCATTAGGTGTAATGCATGCTCAAGAAGTGGACGCATCTACAGGTTGTAATATATGGAGTGGGACTCAAGTTCAGGTCGGTGAGGTGGATACTGCTGCTATACATCAGGAACTGTCTCAAGTGATCGAAGACATCCTTGGCCAGTATAAACCTTACTTACCTCAGCAAACAGAACAGCAAAAGCCTCCTGCTGAAAACAACAAAGACGGAGCACAGAACTCTGAATCTAAGCAGCAATATCAAGCTCCCCAAAATGATGTGGATGCTCAGTCTCAAGCAGATGCAGGGGTTTCGTTAAGCGCCGATGAACAAAAAATGGTAGAACTGGTTAACCAAGAACGTCAAAAGCGCGGTTTGTCACCTTTAAAAGTAGATGC carries:
- a CDS encoding CAP domain-containing protein translates to MLRKVALLFSMTVLILGSLGVMHAQEVDASTGCNIWSGTQVQVGEVDTAAIHQELSQVIEDILGQYKPYLPQQTEQQKPPAENNKDGAQNSESKQQYQAPQNDVDAQSQADAGVSLSADEQKMVELVNQERQKRGLSPLKVDADLVKVARIKAQDMIDNNYFDHHSPTYGSPFDMLNHFGVEFRIAGENLAGNPSVEGAHQSLMNSDGHRANILNGQYGKVGIGIVDGGPYGKMFVQLFTD